The Streptomyces bacillaris sequence TCCACACTTCTCGGAGAGGATGACCCCATGCCCGAACCTCCCGAAGGGCCAGAACAGGAGCCGGAGACCATGACCATCCCGAAACTGGCCGAACGTGTCGGACGCAGCCGCACCCTGATCCACCGGCTGGCGACCACCCCGGCCGAGGGCTGGCCGGCCCCCGTCTTCCGCCCCGGCAGCAGCAGGCCGGAGTACGACGTCGCCTGGTTCGACGCCTACTGGGAGCAGCGGCAGGCCGGCATCACCCAGGGCCGACGGAACGACCTGAGCGCGCCCGACGAGGGCTGACCGCCGTACGAAGCTGCGCCCCCCGCCCATGGGAGTTGGGCAGGGGGCGCAGCGCTGTGAAGCAGCGTACGAGTCAGGCCGCAGCGAGGCGTTCGCGGGCGGTGGTTGCGTAGCTGGGCGAGGCCTCGATGCCGACGAACCGCCGGCCCTCGGCCAGTGCCGCGACCCCGGTAGTCCCGGACCCGGCGAACGGATCCAGGACCAGCCCGCCGGGGGGCGCGATCTGCACCAGCTGCCGCATGATCGATTCCGGTTTCTGGGTGATGTGGACCCGGGTGCGGCCGCGGGGCTGGGAGCCCTCCAGCCAGCCGGGCAGGTAGATCGTGGGGGCGTGGCGCAGCGGGTCGCCGCGGCTGCCCCACAGGACGTACTCGCACTCGCGACGGAACCCGTTCGGCGTCGGCCTCGAGATGGGCTTGCGCCACGGGATGATGCCGCGCCAGGTGTAGCCGCCGGCCTGCAGGGCGTCGGACGTGGCGGGCAGCTGCGCCCAGTCGGTGAACACGAGGGCGCTCCCGCCGGGTCTGGTGCGGGCGTAGGCCGCGGCGAGGATCTGCCCCAGCCAGTAGGTGTAGCTGCGCTGGTCGCGGGTGTCCCCGTCGAAGTCGGGGAGTGAGTGCTGGGCGTCGCCGGTGACGTACTTGTCGCGGGCGCCTTGGGAGCGCCGCTCGGCGTTGGTGCGGCCGCCGGAGTTGTACGGCGGGTCGCAGATCACGGCGTCCACCGGCTCGGTCAGGGTCGGCAGGAGGGTAAGGGCGTCGCCCTGGTGAACGGTCCAGCTCATCGGTGCTCCAAAGTCGTCGGGTGGTCCGTATCGATCATCGATTCGAACGGACGTTCGCGTCTTTACGGTGCACCGGAGTCAGGCGGCGGTGGGGCCGTGGGTGTCGAGGGTGAGGAGGACGGTGGTGGCGAGCTGGCGCATGGTGGTGGTGCGGTGGGCGACGTACTCGGCGGGGGTGAGCCGGGCCGGGCAGAGTGTGCAGGTGATGTGCAGCTCGTCGTCGCGCTCGACGAGCGACCATCCGGAGCAGCCCGGGCACGGGGCGTCCAGCGCCCGGGTCTCCGGGCGGTAGTGGTTGAGCCCCCGGAGGCGGTGGATCAGGCCCTCCAGTTCGGTGTGCAGGGTGGCGGCGTACGGGCGGGTCGCGGTGTAGGGGAGGTATCGCTCGTGCCAGGTGCACCAGGCGGCCAGGCCGGTGCCGGTGCGCGGCCAGGCGGTCGCGGGACGGGCCTGGGCGATGTGGGCGGTGCCGTGGGCGTCTCGGTAGGCGGTGGGGACGTCGGAGGCGATGTAGTGCGCCCACCCCGAAAGGAACGCCCCGATCGGAACGCCTCCGGTCTGGTCGCCGTGCGGGTCCACCACCGTGTGAGCCTGGCCGGGGCCCAGGAGGTCCAGGACGTCGAGGCGTACGGGGATGGGGGCGTGGGCGCGGCCGGTGGAGCCGCGGCGGGCCGGGCCGGTGTCGGGGTGGAGCAGGGTCCGGAGCAGCACCACCTGGTGGGGCAGCTCCCTGAGCCAGGCCAGGTGGGTGTGCTGGCAGGCCTCGCACAGGTAGTGGTCGGCGGGGGCGTGGCCGTGGCAGGCCTCGCAGGTGGTGTCCATGGTGCGCTCCGGGCGGTGCGGGGTGTTCAGAGGAGGGGGCCGGCGGGGACGTCGTCGATCGGGCGGCCGTTGATGTGGGCGGGCAGGAGGGGCCGCTGCGGCACGGGCAGCCGGACCGGCCGGGCGGGGCGGGCCTGGCGGGTGTTGCGGGCGCAGACCGGGCCGATGCCCAGGCGCAGTGAGGTCTGGCCGGTCAGGCGGCGCCCGCACACGGCGCAGCGGCGTACGTCAGGCATCGGGCATCACCCGGATGTCCGCCAGGGGCACGCGCTGGCCGAGCTGGGTGTGCAGGGACCGCAACCGGGCGACGGCCTGCCCGTCACGGCGGCGCAGCCGCTTGCGAGCCTCGGTCGTCAGGCCGTACCAGCATGTGCGGCACAGGTACAGGCCGCTTTCCTTCGGTTCGGTGCGGCAGCTGGGGCAGGACGTCATCGTGTGGTCTCCTCGGCGCGCCTCGTTCGTGGTGGGCGGCTGCTCCCCCTCGGGGACGGTCTGCCACCAGCGGGTTCCGTGCTCGTCGGCGTGGCTGCCCTGG is a genomic window containing:
- a CDS encoding DNA-methyltransferase, which translates into the protein MSWTVHQGDALTLLPTLTEPVDAVICDPPYNSGGRTNAERRSQGARDKYVTGDAQHSLPDFDGDTRDQRSYTYWLGQILAAAYARTRPGGSALVFTDWAQLPATSDALQAGGYTWRGIIPWRKPISRPTPNGFRRECEYVLWGSRGDPLRHAPTIYLPGWLEGSQPRGRTRVHITQKPESIMRQLVQIAPPGGLVLDPFAGSGTTGVAALAEGRRFVGIEASPSYATTARERLAAA
- a CDS encoding DUF6011 domain-containing protein, whose protein sequence is MPDVRRCAVCGRRLTGQTSLRLGIGPVCARNTRQARPARPVRLPVPQRPLLPAHINGRPIDDVPAGPLL